In Gammaproteobacteria bacterium, one DNA window encodes the following:
- the tuf gene encoding elongation factor Tu: KEKFERTKPHLNVGTIGHVDHGKTTLTAALTKVLASKFGGEVKAYDQIDNAPEERERGITISTTHVEYQSSARHYAHVDCPGHADYVKNMITGAAQMDGAILVVSAADGPMPQTREHILLARQVGVPYIVVYLNKADMVDDKDLLELVQEEVKDLLTKYGFPGDKTPIIVGSALKALEGDQSDIGESSIVKLSEALDSYIPQPKRAIDGPFLMPIEDVFSISGRGTVVTGRIERGVVKVGEEVEIVGITPTVKTIVTGVEMFRKLLDQGEAGDNVGVLLRGTKREEVQRGQVLAKPGSILPHTKFEAEVYVLTKEEGGRHTPFFNGYRPQFYFRTTDVTGSVELPQGTEMVMPGDNIKVVVSLIAPIAMEQGLRFAIREGGRTVGAGVVAKVVE, encoded by the coding sequence AAGGAAAAATTCGAACGCACCAAACCCCATCTCAACGTTGGCACCATTGGCCACGTCGACCATGGCAAGACCACGTTAACCGCTGCCCTGACCAAGGTCTTGGCGTCGAAGTTTGGTGGCGAAGTCAAAGCATATGACCAAATCGACAACGCCCCCGAAGAGCGCGAGCGCGGCATCACGATTTCGACCACCCATGTCGAGTATCAAAGCAGCGCGCGTCACTACGCCCACGTCGACTGCCCGGGCCACGCCGACTACGTCAAAAACATGATCACCGGAGCCGCCCAAATGGACGGCGCCATCCTAGTTGTTTCGGCCGCTGACGGTCCGATGCCCCAGACCCGCGAGCACATTCTCTTAGCTCGCCAAGTCGGCGTCCCGTACATCGTCGTCTACCTGAACAAAGCCGACATGGTCGACGACAAAGACCTGCTCGAACTCGTCCAAGAAGAAGTGAAGGACCTGCTCACCAAATACGGCTTCCCCGGCGACAAGACCCCGATCATCGTCGGCTCCGCCCTGAAGGCCTTAGAAGGTGACCAATCCGACATCGGCGAGAGCTCGATCGTTAAGCTTTCCGAAGCCCTCGACAGCTACATCCCGCAGCCGAAGCGCGCGATCGATGGTCCGTTCCTGATGCCGATCGAAGACGTCTTCTCGATCTCCGGTCGCGGCACCGTTGTCACCGGCCGTATCGAACGCGGCGTCGTCAAAGTCGGTGAAGAAGTCGAAATCGTCGGCATCACCCCGACCGTCAAAACCATCGTCACTGGCGTCGAAATGTTCCGTAAGCTCCTCGACCAAGGCGAAGCTGGCGACAACGTCGGCGTACTGCTGCGTGGCACCAAGCGCGAAGAAGTCCAGCGCGGCCAAGTCTTGGCCAAGCCCGGCAGCATCCTGCCGCACACCAAATTCGAAGCCGAAGTCTACGTGCTCACGAAGGAAGAAGGCGGACGTCATACCCCGTTCTTCAACGGCTACCGTCCGCAATTCTACTTCCGCACGACCGACGTCACCGGCAGCGTGGAATTGCCCCAAGGTACCGAGATGGTCATGCCGGGAGACAACATCAAAGTTGTCGTCTCCCTCATTGCCCCGATCGCCATGGAGCAAGGCCTGCGCTTCGCAATTCGCGAAGGCGGCCGGACCGTGGGTGCGGGTGTTGTAGCGAAGGTGGTGGAGTAA